A genomic segment from Wolbachia endosymbiont of Ctenocephalides felis wCfeF encodes:
- a CDS encoding Pyruvate yields the protein MEEKLIYYFSQSKCEGNAEMKDLLGGKGANLAEMCNVGIPVPPGFTISTSVCKNYHQSNRLPDDLRNEIKKYLAMLENDIGCKFGDSDNPLLVSIRSGSVSSMPGMLDTILNVGLNDETIVGLAKKSGERFAYDSYCRFIMMYSNVVLQLDHHLFQSVIDNEQQKNGAKSLADLDVDVLKKIVDDFKKIVHKKTAKHFPQNVEEQLLSSVNAVFASWQNDRAVSYRKINNIPETLGTAVNVQAMVFGNLNNNSATGVIFTRNPATGEKKCFGEFLVNAQGEDVVSGIYTPMPVDGEQENTMEKVMPSVYRELCDVCEKLERHYKDMQDIEFTVQNGKLWILQTRSGKRTAEATVRIIVDMVNEETITKEEGILRIDPKTFDGLLHPVLEVKGDQKVIGKGLPASPGVASGYVVFSANDAEKAAEQGKKVILVRSETSPEDINGMNAASGIITARGGMTSHAAVVTRGMGKPCICSVSGLYIDKDGNFFSVGDTKVNKGEPITINGGTGEVMLGILPTISPELSQEFKTIISWIDEIKTIKVRANADTPKDAKIAKEFGAEGIGLCRTEHMFFASDRIEFIQKLIIADDKIERASALSKLEEMQKSDFKEIFSIMEGREVTIRLLDPPLHEFLPDNQSTIEKIAKSLNKPIESVKNKIAQLSEKNPMLGHRGCRLAISHPEIYSMQIRAILSAADELRKEKKAEIKPEIMIPLIMNEKEFVLICELIKKESSVIAGMTSDKAYSIGTMIELPRAALIADKLAKHAEFFSFGTNDLTQTTMGLSRDDSVNFLDSYKESNIFENDPFEVLDIEGVGELIKIAIERGRETRKEIKLGICGEHGADPKSIEFFIKSGVDYVSCSPYRVPIAKLVAAQFSVKSK from the coding sequence ATGGAAGAAAAGTTGATATATTACTTTAGCCAAAGCAAATGTGAAGGCAATGCAGAAATGAAAGATCTGCTGGGAGGAAAGGGGGCAAATTTAGCGGAAATGTGCAACGTCGGTATTCCCGTTCCACCTGGTTTTACAATCTCCACTTCTGTTTGCAAAAACTATCACCAGAGTAATAGATTGCCTGACGATTTGCGTAACGAAATCAAAAAATACCTGGCGATGCTCGAAAATGACATCGGTTGTAAATTCGGGGATTCAGATAACCCTCTACTAGTTTCCATACGCTCTGGTAGTGTGAGCTCAATGCCGGGTATGCTCGATACAATCCTAAATGTTGGTTTAAACGATGAAACCATTGTTGGGCTTGCAAAAAAAAGTGGAGAGCGTTTTGCCTATGATAGCTACTGCCGTTTTATTATGATGTACTCCAATGTTGTACTACAGCTTGATCATCACCTGTTTCAAAGCGTTATTGATAATGAACAGCAAAAAAATGGTGCAAAAAGTTTAGCTGATCTTGATGTTGATGTCCTAAAAAAGATCGTTGACGATTTCAAAAAGATAGTACACAAAAAAACTGCAAAACATTTTCCGCAGAACGTTGAAGAACAATTGCTCAGCTCAGTAAATGCAGTGTTTGCCTCTTGGCAGAATGACAGGGCTGTCTCTTATAGGAAAATAAATAACATTCCTGAAACCCTTGGCACTGCAGTTAATGTGCAAGCAATGGTTTTTGGTAATCTGAACAATAATTCTGCAACCGGTGTGATATTTACGCGCAATCCCGCAACTGGGGAGAAAAAGTGTTTTGGTGAATTTTTGGTCAATGCTCAAGGCGAGGATGTGGTCTCCGGTATTTACACCCCTATGCCAGTTGACGGAGAGCAAGAAAATACCATGGAGAAAGTGATGCCAAGCGTGTACCGAGAATTGTGCGATGTATGTGAAAAGCTTGAAAGGCACTATAAAGACATGCAAGATATAGAGTTCACCGTGCAGAACGGCAAGTTGTGGATTTTGCAGACTAGGTCTGGCAAACGTACAGCCGAGGCTACCGTGCGCATAATAGTTGATATGGTAAACGAAGAAACAATTACAAAAGAAGAAGGAATACTAAGGATTGATCCAAAAACTTTTGATGGTTTATTACATCCAGTTCTTGAAGTTAAGGGTGATCAAAAAGTAATAGGGAAGGGGCTACCGGCTTCCCCAGGTGTGGCTTCTGGATATGTAGTGTTCAGTGCAAATGATGCAGAAAAAGCTGCAGAGCAGGGTAAAAAAGTGATTTTAGTAAGATCAGAGACGAGTCCTGAGGACATTAATGGGATGAATGCTGCAAGCGGTATAATAACGGCACGAGGAGGAATGACTTCACATGCTGCTGTTGTAACCCGTGGAATGGGTAAGCCGTGCATTTGCAGTGTGAGTGGACTTTATATCGATAAAGATGGAAATTTCTTTTCTGTAGGGGATACAAAAGTAAATAAGGGAGAACCAATTACCATCAATGGAGGAACAGGTGAGGTGATGCTTGGCATCCTTCCTACAATTTCGCCTGAGTTATCGCAAGAATTCAAAACGATAATCAGCTGGATAGATGAAATTAAAACGATCAAGGTGAGAGCAAATGCTGATACTCCAAAAGATGCAAAGATCGCTAAAGAGTTCGGTGCAGAAGGTATAGGCTTATGTCGCACGGAACATATGTTTTTTGCTAGTGACAGAATTGAGTTCATTCAAAAATTGATAATAGCTGATGACAAGATTGAAAGAGCGAGTGCACTGAGCAAATTAGAAGAAATGCAAAAGTCTGACTTCAAAGAAATATTTTCTATTATGGAGGGCAGGGAGGTTACCATACGTTTGCTTGATCCACCTCTGCATGAGTTTTTACCAGACAATCAGTCCACCATAGAAAAAATCGCTAAATCACTGAATAAGCCAATTGAATCAGTAAAAAACAAAATAGCACAGTTATCAGAAAAAAATCCAATGCTTGGTCACCGAGGCTGTAGGCTTGCCATTTCTCATCCTGAAATATATAGCATGCAGATTAGAGCAATACTCAGCGCCGCAGATGAGCTAAGAAAAGAAAAAAAGGCAGAAATTAAGCCTGAAATTATGATCCCTCTTATCATGAATGAGAAAGAATTTGTTTTGATATGCGAGTTAATAAAGAAAGAATCCTCTGTCATCGCCGGAATGACATCAGACAAGGCCTATTCAATTGGAACAATGATAGAACTGCCACGGGCAGCACTGATTGCCGATAAATTAGCAAAACACGCAGAATTTTTCAGTTTTGGCACTAATGATTTAACGCAAACAACTATGGGGCTCTCAAGAGATGATTCAGTTAATTTTCTCGACTCTTATAAGGAAAGCAACATATTCGAAAACGATCCATTTGAAGTACTGGATATCGAAGGGGTAGGGGAGTTAATCAAGATAGCTATCGAAAGAGGCAGAGAAACCCGAAAAGAAATAAAACTTGGTATATGTGGAGAGCACGGAGCAGATCCAAAATCTATAGAGTTTTTCATCAAATCAGGGGTTGATTATGTCTCATGCTCACCCTATAGAGTACCGATTGCAAAGTTAGTAGCAGCGCAATTTAGCGTCAAATCTAAATAA
- a CDS encoding Fructose-1, with translation MIEDLAYKLVKVTEAAALAAHKLVGFGDEKKADQVAVDAMRTVLNSMEINGTIVIGEGERDEAPMLYIGEKVGTGNGPEIDIAVDPLEGTTICAHYKQGAMSVLAATKRGNFLHAPDVYMEKIAVGKNLPEGVVSLKNSIEKNLDNLAKAKGCKVNDLVVTVLKRERHNKLIEKIRRLGARIKLIDDGDIAAVVSLVNGNHDTYIGIGGAPEGVLAAAALSSIGGQMEGRLIFDTDQLKERAKSLNIDDPEKIYTIKNMARGESVFIATGVTSGELVDGVKFSHNVCSTNSLIILPNKLIKLQTTQNLCY, from the coding sequence ATGATAGAAGATTTAGCTTATAAGTTAGTCAAAGTAACTGAAGCTGCAGCGCTTGCTGCGCATAAGTTGGTAGGCTTTGGTGATGAAAAAAAGGCTGATCAGGTTGCAGTCGATGCGATGCGGACGGTGCTAAACTCCATGGAAATAAATGGTACAATTGTGATCGGCGAGGGGGAGAGGGACGAAGCACCGATGCTATATATCGGGGAAAAAGTTGGCACAGGAAATGGCCCTGAGATTGACATTGCTGTTGACCCGCTCGAAGGCACTACAATTTGCGCTCATTATAAACAAGGAGCAATGTCCGTTCTTGCTGCAACAAAAAGAGGTAATTTTTTACACGCACCTGATGTTTATATGGAAAAAATAGCAGTAGGAAAAAATCTTCCAGAAGGTGTAGTTTCATTAAAAAATAGTATTGAGAAGAATTTAGACAATCTAGCCAAGGCGAAGGGATGCAAAGTAAATGACTTAGTAGTAACGGTGCTTAAACGTGAAAGGCACAATAAATTAATAGAGAAAATTAGGCGGTTAGGAGCAAGAATTAAGCTGATAGATGATGGTGATATTGCTGCTGTAGTTTCACTAGTGAATGGCAATCATGATACGTACATTGGCATCGGGGGAGCGCCAGAAGGAGTGCTTGCGGCTGCAGCGTTGAGCTCAATCGGTGGACAGATGGAGGGAAGATTAATATTTGACACGGATCAATTAAAAGAAAGAGCAAAAAGTTTGAATATTGATGACCCAGAAAAAATCTACACCATAAAAAATATGGCAAGAGGTGAATCAGTGTTCATTGCAACTGGAGTAACAAGTGGAGAACTTGTAGATGGAGTTAAATTTAGTCATAATGTCTGTTCAACTAATTCTTTAATAATACTGCCTAACAAACTGATAAAGCTGCAAACAACACAGAATTTATGCTATTAG